tacctggccattcttgacaagtcttgactatgatgcactcggtccgaagaaaccccacttagggtgcggtcttgtaaccataaacCATATCGGTGTAGGGATAAGAGaccgcgaaaacaactggttgttgcattACTGGATTGGAggagcccaccctaacccggtaggggtacgcctccttgaaggggcaatcagggggaatataaggacggcaccctccattagggagctgaattgtgtcaaaagatgcAAATATCATGAgactttttactcacgggagtattaaggcttgtcatatttgcgcGATAATAAAACCTggagaggtaataatacaagaaaatgatAAGGCGAGATCGATGGGTCATTTCGTGAAAacgtaaagacgtcctgcgatctcgtcgcataGAATGAATATCATATAcaaggaaaaatacattaaaacttATTTAAAATAGCTTTGGGAccgaaaagaattattatttagagagattattattttagcgagaagAAATTCAACCCGTGCAAGCCTAATTGGGACtaaagaattttattattttagagagattattattttaacgagtattattttaagaaagttttactgtaagacctttaattaggaaagcTAAATAAGGCCTCATGAGAGAAATAGTATAAAAGCTAATAATCATTATTATTTTGCAGGGTAAATATACCTTGCGAATTTTGTCGCACATTAATGAGACAAAGAGAATTCCTCAACAGAGAATTTCGCATGATAATACACAGAACATAGATGAGGCAAAACGCAAAGGTAAATTTAAAACAAGACTGAAGGTAAAAGGATGAGGAAATAATATTAATGAGCATAAGGCCTATAAACACAAAGAATAAATGCATTTCATATGTTAGTTTCATCTAATCATCTGCTGtcgaataacagaggcaagtatgggaatgctaGCATTTAGAAAAGTGTTATTCGCccccacatgatagatttacgcttATTTGTCATAATAAACAGATATCATCATGCACATTTATAAGGGTGATATCACAAATTAACTTTATTTGTTAGAAAGTGAAGCTTTTACACAGGTATATAGAAAGGAGGATACACATTAAAGGATTGGAATATACATTAAAGAAATATCAAATAATCAAAAAGATTACATCAAAGAAGCAATTTCAGGAGTTAATATTAGAAGACCAAAGAACTGATGAAAACTCTACAAATGTGGCAAAGTGGAAAAGTTATTCAAGAACAAAGAAGCTAATTTTCGCTTAAGTTGCCTTCATTCACCCTATCAGCTTCAGAACTATTAACTTCATCGTCAATTTCTTCATATTCAGAATCTTCTTCACTCTCAGAAATTTCTTCATTTGGAGCAACATCAGCAAGCTTATACTTTGAGACGCGAATAGCATCCTTGCTATTATTGGAAATGGTAGCAGCAAACTGTCTCTTCAAACTGCGATATTTAGAATCACGAGCGATAAACTTCGCTTCAATGCCTTCATTAGAGGCAACCTTTGCTTCCATCTCCTTAGTTTGACTGCGAAGTTCTTTTTCAACTATTGCGAAGGAAAATGAGAAAGTTAATGTCATTTACAAAAAATAGATCAAGGGGTAATAATTGGAAAGGCATAATAAAATAACTTCTTTATtggaaataatatctttaatcaaaGTGGAATGATCTGATTCGAGGCTAACAGTCATAGCTAAGTCATTCCTAGCATTATCTAAGACTTTAGCAGCCCAGTCAAATTCAGCATCACTTTCTATGAGAAGTTGAGAATGGATCATTTTTCATCGATCATCAAGTGCGTCCCTCTCACTTAAAGCTTGATCTCGTTCCACTTGAACTTGAAGAatagtctcttggaatttctttAAAGATTTGGCACCATTAAGAGCAATTTGATCCTTCTCAGTGATAAGAGTACTAATCTTGTTTTGCAAAGCTTTGTTTTCTCTTTAATTCTAAAAAGCGACGTCTAAAATCAGTACTAGTAGATAAGGCCTTCCTATGGTGAACATTAAGATCTTGGTACTTCGTCTTAagctcctccaaagaaaaggtaTTCAATTTGTTATCAGCGAAGCTATTTAGAGAAACATTAAGATATTCTAGAaaaatatcatcatcaacaagatgaAGGAGAGAATCAAATAAGGAAATCGCCTCATCAGTAAGGATGTGAATCTCTGCAGGGATAGATAATTACAATGGGAGTAAAAGACATAAATAAACAGATCGACAAAATAAGCAAAGGATTACGCACCAATTAATTGGTCGTTCCTTTTTTGAAGATCAGATATCTTGTTTGTACATGAAGAAACATCAAATTAAAGTTGATGGTTCCTCTTGCGAAGATCAGCAACATCATTCTCATGAATGGAAGCTTGGGACATAAGTTCATTATTTTTAGCTGCAATCCTGCGAAGCCTTCTTTCATAGTCTAAAGAAACAACATATGATGAGTGAGCCACCTGCGAGGTTATTAAATAAATGTGAGAAACTTCCGCATGATGTAACTTTAAAGAAAGTGCGAAGTTATAAGAAATTACCATAGAAGCAAGCGAATATTGAAAACTGAGACTCAAAGTTGAGGCAGCTCCGCGAAGAGAATCATCATCCAAAGTAGGAGCATAATTATCTTCGCAAGAGTCTTACATGTGTGAGCCAATGAATCATCTCCAATAGCTTTCATGGATTCAGAAAAAATACTCTATATCTGATCCATTGCAGATTTAATAGAGGAATCTTCACCAAGAATACTGTCATCATCATTGTCGGATAGAGAGCTTGAAGAGGAAGGTGCTTTCCGCTTCTTAGAGGGATTCTTGGAAGAAGATTTAGAAGCAGTCTATTTACTGCGAATTACACCTTTTTCCTTTCACGCTTACACTTACAATCTCCTCCTACGCACATAAtggaagataagaaacagaggcaacaatattgttaaaattaaacAAAAGGTGTTTCTTACTTCATTATTGTGCCAGGATGTTGCCTGAGACAACTTTCTGGCCTTTTTTGCTTGATCAGCCATCTGAAATGAGGAAAATAGGTAAGAGTGGTAGAAgataaaaggaaaaagagataaGTAAAGATAATTAAAGATAGCATACCACTTTCTCTTCTTCGGGCCATCTGAATACCCAAGGATCATAAGCCGTAAGTCCCTCGGGAAGGGGAAGAGTTAATCCATGTTCATCCCTACCAGTTATGTATGGGCCCACCAAGATGATTGAGTACTCTAACCATCGCGTGTCGTTCGACCAACGAGCGGTACTATTTGAAGGATCATGCCGatcaacatctcgcatgatcCTTTTCTCTTCAGCAATACCATCTTTTCTTGACAAACGAATACCCTATTTATAGGAGATACTTTTCATGATGGTAACTTCGTAattcttgaaaaaaaaattcaagggtATAATCAGCAGGATTAATTTCCTCATCTCGATGATCAGGATTTCGCTTATCCATTGGATACTGAGATTCTAAACCTGATGCGCGACGAGCGTATTCAAGAACTATTCTAATACTATCACCGCTAAGTTGAAATATGCCACGCGAAAAACTTGCATGTGAAAGGATCTCATAAAACAAAGGAATTTGGGATCATAAAGGGGATAGGAAGACCAGCAAGAAGTTGTCCCAATGAAATGATGATCTTTTGATCATTCCATTCCTCAAGAGAAAACCATTCAGGTCCAAGTTTGGATGAAGGTTTTGATCCAGCAGGGGCAGATAATGAAAAACCCCGTGCACCAAACTCTCTCTTCAATCTATCAAATGTCTGTTTGTTCTTCCAACCAGCTTCAGGCATTTTTAAGTATGGGAATGAAGAATAATGAAAATATCAAAATGGGAGAGAAATAACAGAAGAAGTGCGAGAAGAAATCAGAGGAATAGTAGCAGAAGAAAATAGTTGCACAGaataaagaaaaaaccaaaagtaaaaagaagtatgaagaagaaaaaggaaaataagatATTTACTTTCGATTCCCGAGATATTCACTCATTAATGCGATGATTAAGAATGAACGGATAAGAAAAAGCGGTTATAAAAGACGTGTCAGATCAAGAGTAGCTGAAAAGACACGCGTAAAAATTAGGGGAATATGTCAGCTgaaaagaatatgaaaagatgaatgagtgcGGCATTTTAAACTGGAATTATCATATCGCTCCCTTTCAAAAGATacgacatgagaagaggaaaaatgtagttATTAGAAACCACATGTCATAATATGTGCGCGAAGTAATAGTTCGATAAACGAGCGAAAGGTATCGCGTATAGTATATTTGAGATGACGCATCAGATGACGTCAGAAGAATCATGAATAAAGTGTGATAGTTGTGCGAAGTTATAGAGCATGTGCGAGAAGAGTCAAGATAAGCGCGCGATAAtgacgcacgccagatccgaaaataaaggttttattagctgtcatccactatgtaaacccctATATAAGGGGACCAAGCGACCTTGttagaggagagatctttttgagagcttagacttacaatttaggagagagaaaaatcatttgttctccaagttagaaCTCATCTCAAATCTTGTAACCATATTGAAGATTTTATGAATGAATGTATGAAATTTAAGATGATCACTTGAATTGTTATTTCAtatagggtgtggttgtaggatttcctgtaacTACAGTCGCTTTTGCAACTTAAAGTCATACAAATTTGATGATGTATTGGTCGCCAAGTTTCTGAGGGGTGGCATTATAAAAGCTAAGAATGCAAAAACTAGATCCGCAACTGTGTGCGGGTGTTTGCACATTGTTGAGTGTCTTTTCTCCCAAGAAAAACTTTGCATGAGTCATATTATGAATGTACGTGAAAGAAAGGAAAATGAAGTGGAGCTGGGTGAGTCTACAACAGCATTAGATGTACCATTATTGACGTTCAAAAGACCGAGGCTGTACATTAGAAACTGCTCTGAAGGATACGATATCAAAAAGGAGCCACAGTCAGAGAATCCCAAGTCAGATATTATTAACATCGAAGATGATAGTAGTGAAGAAGGTGTTAATGATGAAGACAAGGAAAATGATACAGCAGTGACCGATGATGAAATGCCATTCGACGAGGTGCTCAAGTCTTTAAGGACACTGAAAAGAGAGAGGATGGACAAAGTAACATCATCTCTTGATTGTATGGGCGCTGGTCAACCATTTGAAGGACAACATAGCTGTGATCGGGTGGCTGTAGATGATAGAAAATGTGAAGGTGTAGGAGGCTTCTGGGTTGTTAAAACACAAGCAGAGTTGTATAAGCAAATATGGTTAAAATATGGCCATATCGCTTCAAACAAAGTTCTTACAGATTCGTATGCCCAAAGAACTGTCGTCTCAGTAACAATGACTACCATTACTAGCATGCATAAGCGTCGTTTTTCTGGTCTGACTTCCGAGATGATCGAGGGCTGGGAGGAAAACATAAAGAAGGCCGAGAAAGTTGAATTTAACATTGGGTGGGTTCGTAAGTGGTTAGAGGATATCAAAACAGATTTTTGTAAAAAGCTTGACGCTGAATTTATAGAGCAGGTTGATTTATTACAGGTAGAGAATACAAAGTTGGCTGCAGCAAAGAAAGCGTTGAAGGAGGCAGAAGAGAATGTTGTTGCTTTACAAGCTAATATGAGTCCACTGATCAAGGAGATACAAGAGTATGCAGAGAAAAATAGCCGCTTAGTTTCCGAAGGGTGGTTGCAGTAGTTCTATGAACATGCATGGTACATTTAAATGATGACATAATCTGATAATAATGCATGTAAATGCAAGCATTTTGCATGAACTCATCTCAGTCAATTCCTCAAAAACATTTAAATACGGCGAGCTGCACCCACAGCTTTAGCTTTTTCGCGAAGCACAAATTTCTGAATCTTACCAGTAGCAGTTTTAGGAAGAGACTCTTCAAAAACAACAGTTTTAGGTACCATATAGTGAGGCATTTTCGCCCTGCAAAACTCTATAATGTCCTTTTGTGACGGCTGGCTCTTCTCCGGTTTCAAACTCACAAATGCACAAGGCGTTTCACCCCAATATTCATCTGGACGAGCAACCACAGCGGCTTCATCAATGGCCGGGTGCGAATACAATACAGACTCAACTTCGACGCTGCTTATATTCTCCCCACCACTTATAATCATATCTTTTGACCTATCTTTAATCTCTAAGTATCCATCAGGGTGTAGAACACCCACATCCCCTGTGTAAAACCATCCATCATCTTTCAAACATTTACTCGTACCTATCGCATCTTTAAAATACCCCAAAAAAACCGAACCACCTCGTAAAACAATCTCACCTAAGGACAATCCGTCTCGTTTTACACTTGCACCCGATTCCGGATCCAACACATCAACTTCAGTCATTCCAAGTGTTTTCACTCCTTGTCTTGCTTTCAACCTAGCCCTTTCTGTTGCTGGTAATTTGTTCCACTCATGTTTCCATGGACAAGACACGACGATTGCTGCAGTTTCGGTTAACCCGTAACCATGGCTCACCACAAACCCCAATGATTCTGTTCGAAGAAGCACTGGTGCTGGGGGTGGCGCTCCAGCTGTTAAAATGTGAATGCGGTTGGTCAGTGGTTCTATACCAGGCTGATTCGCTAACATATTTAGCACAACTGGTGCCGCACACATATGGGTCACTCTGTGTTGACGGATCAAATCATAAAGTGACGCAGCATCAAATTTGTGTAGACATATGTTGGTCGCACCAACTGCTGCCATGCCCCAAGGGAAGCACCATCCGTTTGCATGAAACATTGGCAAGGTCCACAGAAAGATAGGTTGTTTTGGTACGGACCAATCAACCAAAGAATCAACTGCCGcgatgaaaaggcctcggtgagaATGGACTACCCCTTTGGGACATGCCGTTGTGCCTGAAGTATAGTTCAACACCATTGGATCCCACTCGCTCCGAGGTCGTTCCCACTGAAAATCAGGATCACCTCTCGTTAACAAACTCTCGTAGGTAAATTCGAGATTAGAATCAACAGTAAATGATGAGTTTTCAATGACATCCCCATTATCATTGATCAAAATGAGCATAGGGGGGTGAGTTTCCGGTGGCAAAAGAGAAAATGCTTCAAGAACTACAGAGTGGGAGTGACATTCGACAAAGATGAGTTTTGCTTCACTATGACATAGGAGTATAAAAATAGTACGTGCGTCAAGACGCGTGTTGATGGTGTTTAATATGGCACCACTCATTGGTACTGCGAAATGAAGTTCATACATAGCCGGTATATTTGGAGATAAAACTGAGATAATATCTCCACGTTTAATACCGATGATTGATTTCAAAGCTGATGCAAGTTGAAGACATCTACGATTAGTTTGATTCCATGTGTAAGTTGTTTTGTTGTAGATGATTGATGTATAATCACCGTATACTGTTGCTGCTCTCTCTAAGAACCTTACTGGGGTTATTGGTGATGAATTTGCTGCACTTGGTGTCAACAAATCCATCTGAAGTCTGAAGCTACAAAAACTTCTTTACTAGTGTTGTAAAGTTGGTGGCTATGAACCTCTGAATGTCTGATACTTAATATGAATCACTCTGATAGAACTTGTATTGCTGCAGTCTTTAAGTCACCACCAACTCTATTTAGTTCTCCCGTACCATTACACCTAATTTCACCGCTCAACTGTCAACCACTTTTGAAATTTAAGCCGTTTGTAAGTTGTCTCGGTTCCCTTCCCAATTTAAACTCCCCAGGTACCCTCAGATAAACATCTGTTTACGAGCCTTTAGTGATGACAAATTTGATGAACCATTATCCAGAAACAGGATAGCAACGTCCCCTCAGTTTTTTCTGGCAATCTGCACATGTATCATCCCTTACGTGAACGTCCCCTTAACGTATATAGTATTCTTCAGTCGTTTGTGCATAAATGGAAGGACAAATCAACgtgtatatacatatatatatatacagttgATAATCTTGATCTTAAAAATCCACTCGACACAAAGTTCTACATAAATATGTACATAGTACGTAAATGGCTGCATAAATAATTtgacatacatatatataattaatTGATGACTATCAACAGTTCAACCGTGAAAGGGTACATCAGGGAAAGTATTACAAATATAGAAATGCATGGGTATAATTTTGATTCAGTCGTTTGCTCCTGACTTTTACTTCCGGTATCCAAACAGGCCGGTGCGTTTGAATATTATTTGTTGAGAAATTGCTTTTCGACTTCCGGAAGTAACTTGTTTTATAGGTTGCCTCTGAATAACGTATATAGTATTCTTCATTAGTTTGTGCATAAATGGAAGGACAAAGCAAAATATGTCACTTTGCAGTTGATAATCTTGATCTTAAATTAATCCATTTGACTCAAAGTTTTACATAAGTATGTACATAGTACGTAAATGGCTGCATAAATAATTCGACTAACATGATACATGAACGTACATATAGCTAATTGACGACTATCAACAACTCAACCGTGAAAAGTTACATCATGGAAAGTATTACAAATATAGAATTGGGTACAACTTTGATTcaaaaagtagaatacaaaagaTCTACTCAGCAGCATGTTCGGATGTAACTCAAGTTATTTTTTTTGACTTCTGAAAACAAGAAAGTAAGAAGTTATTTTTTgacttctaaaaataaaaatgttaattttttcttaaaGCAAAAACATTTTGATTCTGATTTCTAGTATCCAAAGAGGCTAGCGCGTTTGAGTATTGTTACTTAAGAAGTTGTTTTTCGACTTTTAGAAACACTGTGTTCTATAGGTTACCTCTTAGATCACACATGCATGGATCATACATGGCCAGAGTTTACACCAGAGTTGTTAAGACTCAAGAGTGGTGTACGCCCATTTTTGTTGTCGCCGCGCGTGCCTATTTTACGTGTGCCTGATATCAAACTCCAAGTAATTATACATATTCTGCACGTCTAGAGAACTTCCATAAAAGTTTACATCCGACCGGGAATCTTCTCTTGATGGTTGAGGAAAGAAATCACTAATTCCTTCATCTTCACAGCATTTTCAGAATCAGGATTAAGCAGATGGAACACATGATTCTCCCCTAGTGACTCCTTAATCTCAACAACACCATTCCATTCACTATTTCGTAACGTTTCATAGTACAACCATCCTCTGTCCCTGAACAAATCTTCCTCTGCAACACAAACTAGTACCCTTTTGCATCTTAAGCTTGACAAGTTCGGGTCTTTGTAGGGGTTGATAAGTAGGTCATCATAACCAGTCGATGATGGGTAAATATTCGGCCAAAGTTTGTCCATTATTATCTTCTTACTCATATCTTTCTCCTCGGAACCAATGGGTTTCACATCCCAAAAGTAAGGGTGAATTAAAATGACACCAGAAAACTGAAATTCGTGATGAGCTCGAGCCAGCTGCAGAGCCATGTTGTGCGAGATGTTAGCACCCGCACTATCGCCACCCATGAACACTCGGTTGTAGTCGACATAGTTGTTCAGCCAGATCTCAGAACCTTGACCCGCAGAGTGAGAAAGTACCCATTAATTCTATGGCTTCCCATGCATCGTCATAGGCAACAGGAAGATAGTGTTCAGGTATTAGTCTATAGCCTACGGATAGCGCAACCACATTGGCTTCGGCAACTAGAGAAGTAACATAGTTATGGTAAATTGGAGAGGAAGGACGCTGAACACAGAAAGCTCCTCCATGGAAGTAAATGAGAAGTGGAAACTTTTTATTTATCTGTTGTTGGGTAAATTTAGGGAGATAGATTCTTGAGGACACACCAGTTTCACGTGTAACTGTAATATCTTTTGATGAAACACCCGTATTTTGGTCTTCCATAGAAGGTGGAACAAATTTTGTAACCAGTATCCTCTCTTTCGACCATTTTTGTAAACCCTTAAATATGGTTTAAATTCATAGACAATTTCGTTGTTCTCCattgaaggaggaggagaaggaaactcttaaattttgatatgtagatcaaattcaagatggatatcattgatgttagataaataataaaaacaaatcaatgataaaacaaatcaatcaagaataaataaatctacataccaaaacaataatggagacgatgtttaacgtggttcggtcaactcgacctacgtccacaagcaaccccgtagggtgaataataatattgatCATCAGAACATTCTGAGATGATTTACAATTACATTATGACTCTTTATTTATAGAGTACTAATAGTTAATATAGGATATTATATTATTCTCTATAATATATATCCTAATTAACTAGAATATGAGTCATAGGAAATTACCTAGATATTTGACTTGTCTAGAAAACTACCTAAATTACACAagatctttttatttttggaaacttaACTAATCTCCGTCGATCTTCTGATAACTTGAGTCTTGATCACTtcatcttgactttgacttcaATTTGAATATTGTATGGTCTTCACTTCACGTGCCACGTATATCATGGTCACTTGATTTAACCTCCACTTCACGTGTCTTACTGCACAGTTACTTGATTTAGTCTTCACTTCACCATATAGTTTCCTCGGTCCTTTTCTGCACCTCGGCTACTTGTTTATATCTGCTATATATtctaatacccccctcaagttggacacgCAGAGAAACGTAGTGTGCAACTTGGACAATTGAAGAAAACTTGTGACAAAATCTGTACTTCACCTTCGCACAAGACACTTGATCTTCGGTTGCGGCGCTTGACAATTGAAACAAACTCAGTAACACTGCAGAATATACGTTTTGACTTCTGTTGAAAATTGCCTTGACTTGGATAAGTTTGGTGAGGGTCCACGGTccatacactttttttttttttttttgagaattggcTCGTTTGGCCACTGGATTTGGTTAGTTAATACTAACCATACGAAAGACTTCATGTTGCATCATCATTGAGAATCGGCTCGCTTGGCCAATGGATTTGGTTAGTTTAATACTAACCATACGAAAGACTTCATGTTGCATCAACATTGAGAAATATTGGTAGGCGTCTAGGAGACTTTTCAAATGAAAAAGATTCTCCTAAAGGAAAATATTGTGCAAAATCGTAATAATTATTATTACTAAAAAATATGATCAAAAATAGGAACTATtttcgaaaataaaagataaatattttattgAATATCATTTCATGACATAAAGATCTCGCCAAGATTGGCAATTAAAGAAATTTACCACTCTTAGCGTCCTTAAATATAAAGAGAAATTTTACGTGGTAAAGATACAGTATAATCTAAAATAAAGATAgaaatattttatattgattttcgaaaacacataaaatattttcaagataaccCAGAAGCGGGAGATTTTCGTCCTTAAATGTAAGGAGATATTTTTATTCCATACAATGTTTTTTATGGAATTATTTTTACTTACTATTTGCAGTAATCATAAAAGTATACCAAAAATATGGAAATACTTTTAGTGAAAGAAAAATACTTTTGCATATAATATTCAGACAAAATATTTCGGGAaagaaatattattgaatatgttATAAATGATTATCTTTGGGATACAAAGACGCTTTGGAAAGTAAATCAATTTCCAAAATAGGATATacgaaaattaaaatattttcgaAATTGACAATGAGATAATAACGGGAATTACCCTGCCATAAGAATTATTTTATGACGTGAatgaaatatttttgagaatcatTTGCTCATAAAACAGAGAAAGATGTGAATACGAAAATGACAGTATGCACAAAAGGTACGTACCGAACTAGATATATGCAAAAAATTAACGGTGGTAAGTAAGTTTAACTACACCGTTTAGCATCGTTCATATCTTGtggtatagattttttttttgttgttgttgttgcagcaaCAGTAAGTTCAGTTTTAGACCTTTTTGGATGGAAACCAAAACTGAAAGGGCATAGACGATCTCTGATGCGAGACGTAAAAAATCAACCAACATGTATTTATTGTTGGGTCTGAATGAATTATCGGTCATCTGAATCAATGTTGACGTTGGAACGAAAGTGATGTAAATACACTATTatctttgaaaagaaaatttgaataatATATTTACTCATAATAATCACATCTAAGAATATATTAAATATAATGAAGTATATTTTAAACGAAAAATATTCTTGGAACTGAAATCAATTTCCATTATCATGTGAGATAATAAACAGTAGCAGTGATCTTTGATATTGAAGAAAATAATCTTCCAAGAACACATGTGATAACGTTAATGAGGTTCTCATTAAGTTGATAATAATCATACTCAAACAAATCAGAAATAGACAGTTTTGTTTGGacgataaaaaaaaacataacaaagTCAGACAAAAACTTTGTTAGATATATTCGATCAAAATTTTTGATgtccaatttaaaatgaaattattATTGAACATTAAAATAGATTGCGGAAGCGATTGGATCGAGAGCattgctgctctgataccatcttaaattttgatatgtagatcaaattcaagatggatatcattgatgttagataaataataaaaacaaatcaatgataaaataaatcaatcaagaataaataaatctacataccaaaacaataatggagacgatgtttaacgtggttcggtcaactcgacctacgtccacaagcaaccccgtagggtgaataataatattgatCATCAGAACATTCTGAGATGATTTACAATTACATTATGACTCTTTATTTATAGAGTACTAATAGTTAATATAGGATATTATATTATTCTCTATAATATATATCCTAATTAACTAGAATATGAGTCATAGGAAATTACCTAGATATTTGACTTGTCTAGAAAACTACCTAAATTACACAAGATCTTTTTATTCTTGGAAACTTAACTAATCTCCGTCGATCTTCTGATAACTTGAGTCTTGATCACTtcatcttgactttgacttcagTTTGAATATTGTATGGTCTTCACTTCACGTGCCACGTATATCATGGTCACTTGACTTAACCTCCACTTCACGTGTCTTACTGCACAGTTACTTGATTTAGTCTTCACTTCACCATATAGTTTCCTCGGTCCTTTTCTGCACCTCGGCTACTTGTTTATATCTGCTATATATTCTAATAGAAACGACAAATTGTGTTGGATGGTTTTATTCATCTCGAGCTCCAGGAGGAGGTATTTATGTTTTTACACACGGTTTACCTTGATCCAAATATTTAGGAATTATTGAACAAGTTTATGCACGGACGTCCCATGACGTTGGACGTGTGAAGAAGTTGTCCTAGTTTTTTTGGAAGTGATTTGCGTATCATGGATGTGGAACGTGATACTAGCAAATAGGAGTTTATGGTAGT
The nucleotide sequence above comes from Papaver somniferum cultivar HN1 chromosome 8, ASM357369v1, whole genome shotgun sequence. Encoded proteins:
- the LOC113306201 gene encoding probable carboxylesterase 2; amino-acid sequence: MGGDSAGANISHNMALQLARAHHEFQFSGVILIHPYFWDVKPIGSEEKDMSKKIIMDKLWPNIYPSSTGYDDLLINPYKDPNLSSLRCKRVLVCVAEEDLFRDRGWLYYETLRNSEWNGVVEIKESLGENHVFHLLNPDSENAVKMKELVISFLNHQEKIPGRM
- the LOC113303502 gene encoding probable acyl-activating enzyme 5, peroxisomal; this translates as MDLLTPSAANSSPITPVRFLERAATVYGDYTSIIYNKTTYTWNQTNRRCLQLASALKSIIGIKRGDIISVLSPNIPAMYELHFAVPMSGAILNTINTRLDARTIFILLCHSEAKLIFVECHSHSVVLEAFSLLPPETHPPMLILINDNGDVIENSSFTVDSNLEFTYESLLTRGDPDFQWERPRSEWDPMVLNYTSGTTACPKGVVHSHRGLFIAAVDSLVDWSVPKQPIFLWTLPMFHANGWCFPWGMAAVGATNICLHKFDAASLYDLIRQHRVTHMCAAPVVLNMLANQPGIEPLTNRIHILTAGAPPPAPVLLRTESLGFVVSHGYGLTETAAIVVSCPWKHEWNKLPATERARLKARQGVKTLGMTEVDVLDPESGASVKRDGLSLGEIVLRGGSVFLGYFKDAIGTSKCLKDDGWFYTGDVGVLHPDGYLEIKDRSKDMIISGGENISSVEVESVLYSHPAIDEAAVVARPDEYWGETPCAFVSLKPEKSQPSQKDIIEFCRAKMPHYMVPKTVVFEESLPKTATGKIQKFVLREKAKAVGAARRI